The Tripterygium wilfordii isolate XIE 37 chromosome 1, ASM1340144v1, whole genome shotgun sequence sequence CAAGTTCTCTATTACAGGAAAAGAAAGAAGTTGGCATCGAACATCAGAACATGTACCTTGTACCGTGCCATGTCTTTCCCACGTTGCTTTACTGTGTCATACACATGCATTACGATGATAATGCATGAACTAGTACAATATACATTTTCTACTTCTAAATGTGTTGCTTGGCATTTATATCAAATATacctatttaatataaatagcAAAACGGATCATGACTTGTCCAGTCAAATTATCATGCATGTGTTCAGAGTAGTTCAATTGatcaaaaaccaaaacagatagacataagaaaatcaaaagcgtattctatgtattttttttgatagaatgaTTGATTTTATTGATAAGCATGACACAAAAGCAATACAACCAAGTATAACAGAGCCCTAAAACACCAAAGCAATCAATCTAACCAAGCTACAAACATGTCACTCCTTAGAGCCCCCTGTTTTGCAAGAATATCAGCTACAGAATTAGCCTCTCTCCACACATGATTGTATGTAATGGAAGAGAGTTGCGTATTCTATGTATGATGTTCCACCTAATGCTGTTTTAGGATATCTCAGAACAGATAAAAACTTTTATAGTCATAATTAACTACGACGACTCTTAATGTAGCCGGCTTTTGACAAGCAGCCAGTGGGAATTGACTCttacattaatttattttctagtCCTAATTTCTCTGTCTAGTaaacaaaaatttattattGTAGTTAACATCATACACTGGCATCCAAGAAGAAGCAGTGGATATTACCTggtcaaagaagaaatagaagGAATAGATACAAAATTAGTCGCAAGCTAAGGAAGTATTATGCTATTTAAGATCctaactggaaaaaaaaaatcattaattaaaGATACTGGAAATTTTTCAATCTGTCCGTACCATCAGGTTTAAGCAAGATTCCTTaaaaacaagttggggttgATTAACACCTCTGTTTTATGGCCAGAGATAGCTAGCTCCCCTATTCTCAAAGCTATAGCTCTAGCATAGCTTAGCATTATATATAGGAATTTCCTATTTTATTAAAGCCATAAATTAACTTCTGCAGTCCTTTTCTTAGGGGCGGCTTTCCCCCTCCCGTCAATTTGTATCTTCAGGTTGATAAATTACCACAATGCATGGAAAACTTAACAATGTTAACATCACAAAAGAAttaatttcaaaagaaaactctgtcgaatttattttactttttctaTCAAATCGTGCCTTCCATATTGACAAAACCAAAACATCAGCCAGCGCAAGAGGATATATAACTTGTTGTATTAGCAAAGTCAGTTCTGAAGAAGGGACATATTCGACAATTCCAATTATTTAATCAAACTGAaacattgggaaaaaaaaaaccttacaaTTGAACAAGCAAAACCACATCAACACATCTCACAAATTAAACAATGTGAGTTTAAGGGTGCAACATGAAGAGAGGTATAGAACCAAACTACTGTTTCCACCACCCTAATATCTAGTTATGGAAGTCCTACCAAACGCATGTGGTCCTCATCATTCCAAAAAGCTCCACTACAATTTCCTAAATAAAGACACCAACTTTAGTGGCTACAAACCTTTCATGGAAcaaaaagcttttttttttttttaatcttttcatTTATCAGTGACTTTACCATAATTGTCTACACCAGAGATGGGAAGGTGCAGACGGTCGGATCTATAATTGGTGATGTGTTGATGGGGCCACCAGCCATCAGCCAAAGAGAAGAGAATGACAGACCTAAGCGCGCTTGACACAGGGGGTGATGTCCAGAGGCGTAGCCAGCTGAGGACCAGGGTGGGCACGTGCCCCACCTCAAAATTGATATATGGCCAAaatttgttgtaaatccacactctacatacacatcaacaatatattGTCCGATTTGAGTTATTCGATTCTCGTTGATACATCgagcccgcacgactttgtttctcttaAGCCCACTCTTTAAGCCCAAGCAAGTGGACTAAGCCCAACTCACATGAACCTAGGAAAATGTCTTGTTGATGGTTTAAGCCCAAGCAAGTGGACTAAGCCCAACTCACATGAACCTAGGAAAATGTCTTGTTGATGGTTAAGGAGTGAGTTTGTCTTTATAAATAAGACATTAGTCCatacatctttcgatgtgagaCAATACTCCCCCGTACTTGTGGGTTGAGTTATGTCagatccaacaagtggagtagatgtCATGTCCAACTAGACCGAAttactccgataccatgttgtaaatccacaccccatacacaccaacaatattgttcgctttgggccTGTAGAGCCCAATGAGGCCTGTGAGCCTATTAACATCTAGGCTTAGAGAGTCATTAGGTTGGATTTGAGACTATTACGAATTTTGGCTCCTAGAGAAGGATGTGTCTTGTGTGTGCATacgtgagagagagaggaagaataAAAATTCACATAAGAATGTGTCTATTTATGCTTTGTTTAAGCCCTTACCACTTAGAGAAGGAGAGTCAAATTTGCATTTAGAGTCCatcaaattttgtttgattaaGTAATGGAGAATCTTTAAGTGGAATGCGTCATGTACCCTTGGCCTTAGCTGAAGGCCAAAGTTAgcgctttgattttttttcataatatataattcttattttatAAAGACTTTGTTGAGAAAGACAAGCGAATCCAGCTCAGTGCTTACACAAGCACCTAAACAAAGCACTCTCCTGACCTTTTTGACCCACGTACGTTAGTGCCACCTTTCTCttccattatttttaataaCGTTATGTTTATTAACTCAAAAAGAAGAATAGAGACAAGCTAAAAGGAACCTACGTAATCCATGCAAACATGTCATGCAACCAATGGTCATATATCTTTTCACTAAGTAGACagtaaacatgaaaaaaaaaaaatatgtagaaGGTAAAGACAAGCACTTGCAACGAGCTCATGGACAAAACAACGTAAGTGTCACAAGTTGAAAGTAGCTTTatgtatattaattaaaatttgggTCTGAGCtacttttactttctttttttttataacaaatAACCTAGACTTTTCAATGCATTGCATGACGGTGTTGAGAGTTTCTGCATTTATCCAACCAACTAGTAATATTCCGATTGTACTATTTAGACAAATATATAATGGTGCCATCTCGGAATAATTGTACTAACGATAAAAGCAGGTAGACAAAGGGAATAATATGTTATGGACTAGTTTAGGAAACTTACAGCCACTGATATGAATGATTAATGAGACTTGTCGGTGAAGTTTCAAGAAAATGCTGCCAGGCGGGATAACCAGATTCTCTACTAAGAGCCAAGGGCCATGACTCATTTCCTTGCCCCCAACGTGAAAGGTCCTTTGCTACGACCTATGAAAAACTGGTGGTTGCCGATCAAAGAGTGTTACTGATATGACTCTTATGGTGTGAATGTACAGTGAAACTAGTAAACGGTATcacaaacaagataaataagTATTGAATGGCATCGGAAATGAGATAAGATAAAAACACGAAGATTAGACCAAAGTTGCGAAtcagcaaaaaagaagaagagaaaaaagtcTCTCTCACTTACCCAGCACCATGTAGAGGTCACTATGATGCAAAAGTCAGTTGATTAAACTTATTTACCTAACACTAGGAATTGAAAATACACATTAGAATGTCTATATTCATTTCAGAATCATTGAGGCATGACCGCATGAAACAATGTTCTCAGAGTAAGGATTAAAATAGCGTGTTCTGAAATATGTCAATCAGAGCACAATTACCCTACTGGAATATTAGTTGAATATTCCATCCTCCGCAAACTGTATTacaaataaatacaatataAACTGTCTTTATGAAGTGACATAGACTAAATGAAATGACCATATGACTCATGGAAGAATCAACTCATGGAACAATATAACATGACAATTTCCCGGAGAACATTTGAACCATATGATGCAGAGAAGAAAACATCTGAACACATAGATATCAGCTTTAATAATAATCTCCAGGTTTTAATTATCACATTTTATTACCATAATATGATAACTAGGAAAATATATACCACAGGAAGGAGCTATATTGGACAAATTATGCATCATAGGAGTAAATTAGCACAATTATGTCACATATCATCACAACATATAACTAAAGCTTAATCCTGATATCATGCAAAACCTCAGAGACATAAAACCAGAGCAATACATATGTACATACCATACTCTGTATGAAGAAAGATTTTGTGGCTGCAACTATGGCCATCATTTCTGATCACATGTTGTCAAGATAAGGaaataacatatattaatttacaGCCATTTGAAATAGTTGAAAATCACAAAGTATATAATTCTAACTACAagtatgtattttttttgaaagtagaAAAAGACGTCTGTTGATACGATCGCTCTTGctataattcatttttttttacatgcaGAACACACTGTGAAAAGATAATCCTTTATCCAGAGAATgtagattaattaattaaaatgtgtTAGCGAGCGATAAATATTCAAATGGTGTGCATCAAGCTTGAGAGACGGCAATAAAAACTGTTAATACTTCGTTTTAGAATTACACTGTAAAAAGATGCATTTGAAACACTTCTGTCTGTATTTAAAATCTATAAATAAAGCAAGTTGTTGATAGTATTATCAAGTGAAAGGGCAATGGCGATGTATCACATTAACATTAACGTGTTTATCAAATTTTAAGCACAGAACACGTATAGTTGAGAAAAGATAGCCTGGATGAATGGCATCATTTCAATTCCACTCACTACCGAAAAGACAAGATGTCCTGCATATAAACTATTAATTTTCAGCAGAATGATTGTGCCAATTAGTTTAACATTGTCGTTGTTGGTCACCACAGGTTTTTTGTACAGGACTAGCCTTAACTTGTTAACACTCAAGCATCAGAACATTAAACTCATTGTGAATGAACTTACAGTAACCCTAATGTTTGTTGTGTCTAATTCTTCCCTAATAAAACGTGGAAAACACAATTTGCTGCACTAAAACACCACAATTTCCCAGTCATGCGTGCACATAAAGTAATTCAAAGTCTACAACAAAGATCAATCGCTGCAAACTATAAAAAATTAGGTCATCGCGATCAATTAAACTTCCAATCGAGGATCAAAGAGAACAACACAGATAAACTTAATCaaagaattgaaaaaataaatcaaattcactTACATAAGCAATCGAAAGCCTAGAGGGCATCAGAGGATCACAGGATCGTCACTTCGAGATCGATCGCAAATATCATTTTCGCATTCTCGTTCAATGGCAAATTTCGCCAGAGAGAGTCGGAGAGAGACCGCGACTGCAATCGCGCGCATAACTTTAGCTTTGATTTTGAAACCACCAGTGATAAGAGTCTTTAATTGGGATAAATTACAAATTCCGCCCAAATGTCATGCGTATTAGATTAAGCCCCCTCGAGGTTTCCAAAATTACAAACACTGACTCCTCATTTTTGTTCTATTcacgaatttgatttttatcttttattttcctgCCTTATTTAACTTTCTCAATTATGTAGAGCATTTATTGCATATAAAAAGAGAAATTGTTTTAATGAATTGCCAAAATCATTCACATCTATTTAATGTTACATAATCCTATTAATAAATAGTACTATATGTATAGATTTTTCATAATGTTATTATATCTAATAAAGTTATTACCTTATATATCTATATTACAATTAAGTAGgtgcatatatattatatacaatgAATCTCtaacactttgttctcctcctCCTATTCATTATTGTAAAATCACAAATTTCTTCATGACATAGAGCAAAAATGTCCCAATCAATTTTGGATCTAAGAAgattaattcaaaacaatttgtGTTTGCACTCAAGCGCCAACTCGGTAGGTCGATTTGGAAATTAAATTGCCACATATTATTAATCGATTATTAGTTGATTATTAAactctttttgattttctttaaatatattttcttgatGGATGATTTCGTTACACATTTTGTCTATATGTTTTACATAGGTACCTTAATATTTTTCTAATCATCGCTTTGATATGAATAGAGAATGCTAAAATATTATGAAAAGTCTAactcaattgattgtcaaccgagtcacctctcgttAGTAGTTGAATCATTTTATTGTACAATTGAGTATACTTGTAAGTTATACCTtcagattttttgttttgtgacaaataattttattacatTTGAAATCTATACATGTCTTTAGGTTTCAAGGTTTGGCATGCAAAAATACCAATTTAACCTTTTTAATTAACCAGACACATGCATTTAGGAAAACCCTAGAAACGATATAGACGTAATAATATAAaacggacaattggcagtaagagcactttagacaacttaattgtaaaaaggtcatgaacatttttaaaattgtaaaaaagtacaatttaagggtaatttggtcatcttacttaagatattttttagtttatacctacaatactctcctcctccttcttcttcttcttctccttcttcttctccctccaactatccaactctagtgtgtcatctctttccctccttcttctctactaaaagttatctccttctttctctcctccttcttcttcttcttctcgatctgaatttgttcttcgttgccttcttctccgtttttggtcgagtttcttctctcttcatcaccttcttcgtcgttgctcaatttggactgcgtcgagttgctctgccttgtttttgatagatctggactatgcttcgttgttcaatctgggctgtgctttgtttttttgcagatctggacgctggttcgttttttgcaaagatgtatcaatatagtatcactatagtatcaccatagtatcaccaacaccaaaaaaccactaaaatgatacaatgaaactagtatgcatacttcatcttcctaattacttttcctttcttgatcttcttttcttggttacctctcttgttcgttttggaaaaacatttacaagtgcagagatgtatcactatagtatcacgaacaccaaaaattcattaaaatgatacaattgaaccaatatgcatacttcttcttcctaattacttttcttttcttggtttgtacatctcttgctcgttttggaaaaatatttacagctgcagagatgtatcactatagtatcaccaacaccaaaaatccactaaaatgatataattgaactagaaaggcatataatgcaatcaaatttacattctaacatttatatcatcattttatgaccaaaatatataaattgaatactaaattggatcttctatttaaaagtatcactattttatcacaattcgtggagagagaaaatcaaatttgaggttattttggtaaaagatgatcccagtgtacttttttaaaaggatgttttagtgattgtacttttttacaattaagtataatctagtgtaccgaccTCCAAAAGTCCCAATATAAAATAAGGGATTCTATACACCATAAACCGCAATGAGAACTGCCCAATCTGGTAGGCCCATTTTATCATTGAGCCCAGCCCAGTCACTAAGCCCATATGATTGAAACCCACAAACCCCGCCCCAAATCCAGCATCCTCTTCAACATCAAGGAATTTGGAGACATACACATAAACAGACGCATGCACACAAATGAGACAACCTACTATGTTGTACATCATTGTGCGTCTGGAGATGTATTCTATGCAATACAATTTAGATTTATTATGTTGATTCCCATTTGCAATAATAGGCCTATCGTACGTTTTGAcctaatttattttgtttttgtggggAATTTTTGTACACGTTGATTAGATTCTCACTCGAAGCAATATCTTTATCGTGAGATTTGACCAAACTTATCATGTCATTCTAGGAAACTTCTATGTGTGTCGATTTGACGTCTAAATTTATATTCATATAAGATGTCTAAATAACAAGTGGTTgtgggttaaaaaaaataatatagatTTATtataattagaagaaaaaatacaGATTTATTATGTGATTTTTTATGAAATGTGTATAGTTTccggaaaaataaaaatggagagGATGTATGTGCGACCATTTCAAAGCGAGGTTCTCGCGAGTGAGGACCCAATCGGATAATCTCTCAGAAGAGAGAGAGTGCGCGACGACGATGGCGATGCTAGAGAGCATTGTCGGTGTTCTCATCATTATGTTGCTTGTGATCCTCATCATCATTCTCCTCGCCTGCAAACCATGGcgcttcttctcctcctcctctccctctccccctcAGGTTCTCTCACTTCTCAACCCCTTTCACCATTTAGGTATTTGATTGATCGGGTTTTTCGGTCTATTTTATTCCAAATTTTGATGAATGCGCTGTTTTGTTAGGTGGCCGATAATAGAAAGAGATTGTGAGAAAGGATAGGTTGGGATTTGTAACGGCtgatttgacattgatttcgTCTTATAGCATGCGTATTTTAGTTATCTTTGATCGTAGAACAAAGCCATAGTGATCGTGAgggttcttttttttattttatctaacTTTTTGGAGCTAATTGAGTATTAAAAATCATCTAATGTGACTGGTGTTGGGTTAAGGTTTTATAGCACCTTTTCCATATAGGAGTTGGTATGTATGAATATTTGGTGTTAAGGTGCTTGAAGGGTTGAGATGGAAGTTTGGAGAAATGTTTGTGGATTATGGTTTTTGCCTTTTTGGTGATCAGTACTGAGAGATACTGTGTGATTGATGCTAGTGTTATAGTTTTATCCACTATTTACTATGGACATGAGGGTTGATGAAAGACTTTAGTTCTATTGATGCGTGGGATTTCTGGTTTTCAATGCACTTGATCACAGTATATCTACTCATGCATATGGTCAAATATTTTTACATAGTTTGGATTTTATTCCCTTGATTCtttagggttttaatgttttattaCTTCCGAAATGAATGGAGTTTTTGGGTGGCATTGTTTATTTTGCACTTCTGCGTGAATGAACTGGTCATATTACAGATTGAAGCTTATGCTTTTCAATTTCTCTAAATTCAAATGATCAGAGATCTGGTGTTTAACACAAGTGGTTTGAAACTGGGTCAAAGGTATAGTGTGACATCTTTGTAATTTAGGGAAATCCatctgtttcattttttaagTTAGTTATGTCATTCCGAGGAACTTACCAATATATTTTCAACTTTTATTTAAATTTCGTttaatatatatactatatggaCAGTAGCCAAATTCCTGGATAATCACGATACACATTAAGCACGATTTGCATGTTCATGTATGACTATTCTAATATAGAGAAAAAAACTGTTGTACAACGTAAGTGTTGTTTCTGTTCTCCAAAAAAAGTGTTGTTTCTATATGACATGTAATTGTCATTCCTATTCAAGAACAAAAATAGAAGTGTCCTTTAGGGATTGGCAGTTTAATGTACgataagttgatttcactgtAACAAACCTTAAATGCGATTTTTTCATAACACACATTCTCACATAAAAATGATAGGAGCCAATGGCTAAAGAGAATCCACATAGTGAATTCTAATTAGTTTCTCTTAAGATTTATGTACCCGACCCCTAACTGTTTGACAAAGTTGTTGATGATGGTAATTGGTATATATAATAGCTATGCATTTATGATTTGGTAACTTAAGATGGGATGATTTCATATCTTTTTTCTAATGTCAAATACTATAACGTGGCACCTCATATGTCTGTGCAGACAGATATTCGTTACTCCCCTgtaattctcacttctcaacttttgttttcttcatgtATAGGTTGGCGATTTAGAGAGACCCCTTGTTTCAGATGATGTCAATCTTCCCCGGGACCGAAGTACTGAAACAACAAGAAATTACGACATTGAAGGAGCATGTTTTCAAAATGAGGGGCTTTTGCGTTCACCCCGAACACAAGGTCTCATTCATAAGCAGAGGATTTCTGCTTCGCCTTCCCATTTGACTCaaggtattttattttatgctcttcaattaatatcaaaagaaaattttcttttgcagttacactgtaatattttattttctttgattataTTTATAAGGTTTTCTTTTCATGGTTTCATTCAGGTGATAGCTTGGCACTAGATGAGAGTGCAGACCCATATGAGGATGTTTTGGTTGGCCAGACACTGAAACGTCCATTGGTGACAGACCACACAATTGAAGTACCAAAGCATGATAGAAAGGAAAATCAAAGCCCTAAGTTGAATTTTGGTTTGGAAAATAATGTATTTCGAGAGTTTGTGCCCAAGGTTGTCACAGATCAAagtaatttctttttctttcactcATCTGGAGAGATAAATTCTTTTAACATTTTGTTAATTGATTGAATGTGGAAAACATGTGATCATATTTTTCTGTTAGAACTGCAGGAAGTTATCTCTCTCTGGATGTCATCTCTGGTCCGTCTCGTGGATTGCGTTGCTGTTCACAGTCAACGAGTGCTTCTGGTCAAACTTTGACCCTAGGAAGGGTTTCTCCAAGCGACTTGTTGTTGAAAGACTCAGAGGTTTCTGGGAAGCATGCAATGATAAATTGGAATTCAAATGTAATCTCTTCATAATTGTACAACTTATATTTGCAATTGAGTTGTGTTTTGCGTATTTTTGGTGAAATGATCTTCTTCATATGCTTATATTTGATTTCAGAAAATGAAATGGGAGCTGGTAGACATAGGCAGCCTGAATGGGACACTTCTAAATTCCCAACCAATCAACCATCATAGCCCTGAAAGCAGACGGTGGGGTGACCCAGTTGAGCTTGCAAGTGGGGACATTATAACTCTTGGTACAACTTCAAATATACATGTAAGTATGAGTGTCTCAAACTTATGCTTCTGTTGGATAGTGATGGATTTGGGGCAAATCTATGATGCACATGATATATTGGAATATAACTCATGAACTGAATTTTCTGTATTGGGATACtgtggacatttttaaaattacagAGTTCTTGCATTTTAGTAAATTTTAGGTTGACATTTCCCCCTCTCAGTAGTTATCTTGATGAAGTCTGATGTCACTCACTCACTCTTGAAATTTAATGAGATTATCATGATTCTGACAATGTATGTTTCTTTTATGTTCATGAATTTATGGCCTCCAAGATACAATTTTTTATGCGTTTTCATATTTTATGTGTAGCAATTTCTAGTTTGTATGTGTCAGTAGGATCAACTTTTTTATGAATAGATGATACATTTTCTGCGTGCATTCTTCAAGGAGTCTCCAAACTAAAGAAATTGTTTTTGTGATGTGGAAATACTTCAAGTCTTAAATATACCTTTGAGTTACCTTTTTCCTGTTGAAAATTCTCTGCGTGCTTATTTTGAATCTCCACTATTTTGTTATATAACTATGCTTGAGGACCCACAAAGATTAATCTAAAGTGAAAAAGTCATTCATGCGAAAACCACTTGTTGATGGAAAATTAGTTGATCCTGATTAGTTTTTGCAAATAGTCTCTTTAAATTTCGCTTGGAAATTATATATTGTGTTTTAAAACTTGATTGTTCACCTTTTTCTTTATAACATATTTTCTACTCTTAATTGCTCATGTGGCGACCTTGTCAAagagtatatatgttttttcatCCTCTAATGTATCATTAAAATCACATCCACCATTTCTTTTGATTGTTGTCCTATGTCTGTTTCATGTCTGTGGCAGGTTCATATTACATCTCAATCTGAGTGCCAGATCCCTTTTGAAGTTGGTATTGCATCAGATCCAATGGCTGTGCGTCGAGGAGGAAAGAAGCTTCCTATGGAAGATGTTTGCTACTATCAGTGGCCCCTGCCAGGTGTTAACCAGGTATAAGAACTGTTGGCCTTGCTTTCAAGtgggaaattagggttttttacGGGAGAGAGCCAGAGAGCTGACCAACCCAATTTTCTGCCCTGCAGTTTGGACTTTTTGGTATCTGTGATGGGCATGGCGGAGCAGAGGCTGCCAAATCTGCTAGCAAGTCAGTTTTCTTTGTCTTATTATTAGGTGCTGTCTTTCCAATGATTGTGAAATATTTTGTTGACAACTTCTATATTGTCCTTAAGTTTAAATTTCAAAGTGAAACTTCGGAATTTGAATTTAGCATAGAATCTCTAGTTTGTACCActgctttgaatttttttatgatgAAGCAAAGTGTGTTTTCATGAGGTCTTTAGATTTGACTGGTCAGACCTAACTAGATTCCATGTTGATTATTGCAAATATGAGGCACTAATGGAACCTTTTAATTCTTCTGCATTATTACCGTTAGTCCGTGACATGCAAtgatcttcttttttatttcccCGGTTTCTCCCTAGTTATGCATTTGATTGTGGCTTTCAGGATAGGTAAAATTGATATGTGATCCTTGCtaccttctcttctcttctcttttttcttttcttcctcatcATGGAATTGTGGTATTATTCTTGGCTCCAGTGGTtatttgtaattatttgtttaaaaatTAATTCTCCAGAACCTTCCCTGAGGTTGTTGCTAGACTTCTGTCGGATACACTTAAAAGGGAGAGGGTTTTATCACAATGTGACGCTTCGGATGTTCTTAGGCATGCATTTTGTGAAACAGAAGCTTCAATGAACCATCACCATTATGAGGTCTTGCCTTACTCTCTTACAGTGTTTGTTCACTACCCTATCCATCTCTCATGTTTGCCTTTGTGATCAAATTATTTGATGTGTGCATCTTAGTTACTTTTTTCTGTTATAAATACTCAACTAGGTTATATGCTTCTTATCCATGACGTTTATCTTTTGCTctgttttttttggataagtaCACCAAAATCCCCTGTACTTAAGACATAAGTCAAATGAGCCCCcaactctcttttttcttttaaaataagCTTTCTTactattttgcactaaacaagcTCTTTTGAGTGGCTCCTTTTGACATAATAATAGAAGTAGTGGGGCTTAACTCTTAAAAATTTGAGAGGCTTCTTTTGAACGGGAAAAAGTAGTAGTGGCTGATTTTAACATTCGGAAAAGAAAAATTGTGGCAACTTTTAGCAATTTCAAGTGATTATGCAAACCAGTTGATATCTCGTGTAGTTAGCCTGCTTATTATTTTGCTTCTTTCTGGGTATAGTTATCTTCTTTCAGCTAAAGTAATTAATAGGGTATACTTTGCCAGTTTTAATATTAAATTCCTTGCAGGGTTGTACTGCGACAGTGCTTCTGGTATGGACTGATGGTGATGATAATTTCTTTGTGCAATGCGCAAATGTTGGGGACTCAGCTTGTGTAATGAAGTatgtttttgtcattttatgTAGAGATGCCATCATCCATAGGATTGTCGGAGCATATTTATACTATTGAAAATTATAATATGTGGAGTCTATATCGGGTCACAGGTTGGCATCCTGATGATGCACTAGCGGTCTGTTGGTGTTACTCTTTTTCACAGGCTTGCTAATTATGCTGCTATACAATATTACTTAACTTTCAGTGTAATACTGTTTCCCCTCGCATTGTTATTACGGCTGTGTTATAATGGGCCTATTCCCCGTATGACGTAGGAAGAGCTGATTTCAACTTGTTAGGCTAATCTTCAGGGGGGAAAAAAGGTTCGATGTCTAGTACTTTATAATGATAAAGCATGTGAATACTGGTTGGCAATAAAACCCTTAACCAGGTTTTAAAAGGCAAATAGTAATTACTGTATAACTTCTATAGTTTCTATTGACAGTGGTGTTGTCTTGTATGCCAAACACGTTGTCTTGTGCTTATGAGCTTGTTCCATGTTTGAATTTCATG is a genomic window containing:
- the LOC120011485 gene encoding protein phosphatase 2C 70-like, which produces MCDHFKARFSRVRTQSDNLSEERECATTMAMLESIVGVLIIMLLVILIIILLACKPWRFFSSSSPSPPQVGDLERPLVSDDVNLPRDRSTETTRNYDIEGACFQNEGLLRSPRTQGLIHKQRISASPSHLTQGDSLALDESADPYEDVLVGQTLKRPLVTDHTIEVPKHDRKENQSPKLNFGLENNVFREFVPKVVTDQRSYLSLDVISGPSRGLRCCSQSTSASGQTLTLGRVSPSDLLLKDSEVSGKHAMINWNSNKMKWELVDIGSLNGTLLNSQPINHHSPESRRWGDPVELASGDIITLGTTSNIHVHITSQSECQIPFEVGIASDPMAVRRGGKKLPMEDVCYYQWPLPGVNQFGLFGICDGHGGAEAAKSASKTFPEVVARLLSDTLKRERVLSQCDASDVLRHAFCETEASMNHHHYEGCTATVLLVWTDGDDNFFVQCANVGDSACVMNVHGRQIKMTEDHRITSYSERLRISEIGEPLKDGETRLCGLNLGRMLGDKFLKQQDARFSSEPYISQAVHIDQASSACALLASDGFWDVMSMRKAIQLVVQTKERYSKDDEYSAKKIANILLSEARTLRTKDNTSIIFLDFDMTSGLSSCKVDC